From the Bacteroidales bacterium genome, one window contains:
- a CDS encoding sodium:solute symporter, with product MNGILILFIIIGYFTLLTIIARLSAKKGGNDAFFRGNGNSPWWLVAIGMIGTSISGVTFVSVPGMPKSIDMNYMQMVFGFAVGYIIIAKVLLPLYYKLNLISIYKYLDERFGSKSYKTGAIFFIISKITGAAARLFLVVLILQSLVFNELGVPFEITTISIIFLIWLYSNKGGIRSIVRTDALQTVILLTAAGLIIYAIMSKMGIGFSETVSIITNSQHSNIFVFDDWGSKQNFFKQFLSGIFITIVMTGLDQDMMQKNLTIKSLKEAQRNMYIYGVAFIPVNLIFLCIGILLLAFASYNGIVIPEKGDELLPLLATNHLGGAVMVLFCIGIVAAAFSSADSALTSLTTSFCLDILRTDKMDSNRAERVRKISHIGMAVLFAIIIMAIRYMNSDSVIDAIYTIAGYTYGPLLGLFAYGLISKGRPNDKHIPYFAIASPIICFALSYTLQHTIGYKTGYELLMINAAITYILLWVSAKKVVS from the coding sequence ATGAATGGTATTTTAATATTGTTTATCATTATAGGCTACTTTACTTTGCTTACTATTATTGCCCGACTATCGGCAAAGAAGGGCGGTAACGATGCTTTTTTCAGAGGCAATGGTAACTCACCATGGTGGTTGGTAGCTATTGGTATGATTGGCACATCAATTTCGGGGGTTACATTTGTTTCTGTTCCCGGGATGCCAAAGAGTATTGATATGAACTATATGCAGATGGTGTTTGGTTTTGCCGTTGGTTATATCATTATCGCCAAAGTTCTTTTACCCCTATATTATAAGTTAAATCTGATTTCGATTTATAAATACCTTGATGAACGTTTTGGATCAAAGAGTTACAAAACTGGTGCAATATTTTTTATTATATCAAAAATAACCGGTGCGGCGGCTCGTCTGTTTTTAGTGGTTCTAATTCTGCAAAGTCTGGTATTTAATGAGTTAGGCGTTCCGTTTGAGATTACTACAATATCAATTATCTTCCTTATCTGGCTATACTCAAACAAAGGAGGTATAAGGTCAATTGTCAGAACTGATGCTTTACAAACCGTTATTTTACTTACTGCGGCAGGGCTGATTATCTATGCCATTATGTCAAAGATGGGTATTGGCTTTAGCGAGACTGTATCTATTATTACAAACAGCCAACACTCAAATATATTTGTTTTTGATGACTGGGGTTCAAAGCAGAACTTCTTCAAGCAATTCCTTAGTGGCATTTTCATAACTATTGTTATGACAGGGCTCGACCAGGATATGATGCAAAAGAACCTTACTATCAAAAGTTTAAAAGAGGCACAACGCAATATGTATATTTATGGAGTGGCATTTATCCCTGTTAATTTGATATTCTTGTGTATTGGCATTTTGCTTTTAGCATTTGCATCTTATAATGGGATTGTCATACCTGAGAAGGGCGATGAACTTCTTCCGCTTTTGGCTACCAACCATTTGGGAGGTGCTGTAATGGTACTCTTCTGTATTGGTATTGTTGCGGCAGCCTTTTCGAGTGCCGACTCGGCTTTGACTTCGCTCACCACTTCGTTCTGCTTGGATATTTTGCGTACCGACAAGATGGATAGCAACAGAGCAGAGAGGGTAAGGAAAATCTCTCATATTGGTATGGCCGTGTTGTTTGCCATTATTATTATGGCAATCAGATATATGAACAGCGACAGTGTTATTGATGCCATCTACACTATTGCAGGTTACACGTATGGTCCACTATTGGGATTGTTTGCATACGGTTTGATTAGCAAAGGCAGACCTAACGACAAACATATCCCCTATTTTGCCATTGCATCACCCATAATCTGCTTTGCGTTGAGTTACACCTTACAACACACCATAGGTTACAAAACTGGCTACGAACTTTTGATGATTAACGCGGCTATAACCTATATACTTTTATGGGTGTCGGCGAAAAAAGTTGTTAGTTAA
- the secA gene encoding preprotein translocase subunit SecA: MAFVDILKKLFGNKSQRDMREIQPYVESIKTAYETIKPLTNDELRAKIDEVKQEIQDAVASEKERIAQLKAEVETLPYEKRESYWTEIDKLEKTVLDKYEAKLNEVMPVVYAVVKDTARRFAESEEIEVTATEFDRTLAAEGRDFIRIEGDKAIYTNHWIAGGNEVKWDMVHYDVQLFGGVVLHKGKIAEMATGEGKTLVATLPVFLNALTRNGVHVVTVNDYLAKRDSEWMGPLYMFHGLSVDCIDKHKPNSDARRKAYNADITFGTNNEFGFDYLRDNMAISPQDLVQRAHNYAIVDEVDSVLIDDARTPLIISGPVPKGEDQLFEQFCPKVEELYRAQRTLANQLLADARKKIASEDKEVRREGGLLLFRCYKALPKNTPLIKYLSEPGIKALMLETEAFYMQENNRQMHVVTDPLFFVIDEKNHSVDLTDKGLDIISRNMDDPNFFVLPDVGLQISELDSENISAEEKQEKKDAILQDYAIKQERTHTIHQLLKAYALFNKDEEYVVIDNKVKIVDEQTGRIMEGRRYSDGLHQAIEAKERVTVEAATQTFATITLQNYFRMYHKLAGMTGTAETEAGEFWDIYKLDVITIPTNRPILRNDMEDRVYRTKREKYNAVIEEIEELVTAGRPVLVGTTSVEISELLSKMLKMRRIEHNVLNAKLHQKEADIVAQAGQRGTVTIATNMAGRGTDIKLSDAVKEAGGLAIIGTERHESRRVDRQLRGRSGRQGDPGSSVFFVSFEDNLMRLFASDRMVKILDSFGFKEGEMIQHRMVSNSIEKAQRKVEENNFGIRKRLLEYDDVMNSQRELIYSKRRHALMGERIGIDIMNMIADSVSSMIDIYSSDSDYQSLQEDALKTFAVELPFDEATFSKEKKQILNDKLYETVIDAFNRKQAQLASVAYPVIKRIYENEGNRYEDIMIPVTDGKRVYNIKCNLKEAYETEGASICKQFQKSILLYIIDESWKEHLRDLDQLRQSVQAASYEQKDPLLIYKIESFGLFRDMLETTNRKSVSILLRGRIPMREGEEVREAAPERRQDYSRYRTQKDSLSEQQERATASGGGASSSAGHTPIKAEPKVGRNEPCPCGSGKKYKNCHGKGL; this comes from the coding sequence ATGGCATTTGTCGATATATTAAAAAAACTATTTGGAAACAAATCTCAACGCGATATGCGTGAGATACAACCATACGTAGAGAGTATAAAAACAGCATACGAAACAATAAAACCTCTCACAAACGATGAGTTGAGAGCAAAAATTGATGAGGTAAAACAAGAGATACAAGATGCAGTTGCCTCAGAAAAGGAGCGAATAGCTCAACTAAAAGCAGAGGTTGAAACACTCCCATACGAAAAGAGAGAGAGTTATTGGACCGAAATTGATAAATTAGAGAAGACTGTTCTTGATAAATACGAGGCAAAACTTAACGAAGTGATGCCCGTAGTGTATGCCGTAGTAAAAGATACCGCAAGACGTTTCGCTGAGAGTGAGGAGATAGAGGTAACAGCAACCGAATTTGACCGTACGTTAGCTGCCGAAGGACGTGACTTTATACGCATCGAAGGTGACAAAGCAATCTACACCAACCACTGGATAGCAGGAGGAAACGAAGTTAAGTGGGATATGGTACACTACGATGTACAACTCTTTGGTGGAGTAGTGTTACACAAAGGAAAAATTGCAGAGATGGCAACAGGAGAGGGAAAAACATTGGTGGCAACCCTACCTGTATTCCTGAATGCTTTAACCCGCAATGGAGTTCACGTAGTAACAGTGAACGACTACTTGGCAAAACGTGACTCGGAGTGGATGGGACCACTTTATATGTTCCACGGACTGTCAGTTGATTGTATCGATAAACACAAACCCAACTCTGATGCTCGTCGTAAAGCATACAATGCCGACATTACCTTTGGAACAAACAACGAGTTTGGTTTCGACTACTTGCGTGACAATATGGCAATCTCGCCACAAGACTTGGTGCAACGTGCTCACAACTATGCAATTGTCGATGAGGTTGACTCGGTATTGATTGACGATGCTCGTACTCCATTGATTATCTCAGGACCAGTACCAAAAGGCGAAGACCAACTGTTTGAACAGTTCTGTCCTAAAGTGGAGGAGTTGTATCGTGCGCAACGCACATTGGCAAACCAACTATTAGCCGATGCACGTAAAAAAATTGCGTCAGAGGATAAAGAGGTGCGTCGTGAAGGTGGACTATTACTATTCCGTTGTTACAAAGCACTCCCCAAAAATACACCATTAATCAAGTATTTGAGTGAGCCGGGAATAAAAGCCCTAATGTTGGAGACCGAAGCATTTTATATGCAGGAGAATAACCGACAAATGCATGTGGTAACTGATCCCTTGTTCTTTGTAATAGATGAGAAGAACCATAGTGTTGATTTAACCGATAAAGGATTGGATATAATCTCAAGGAATATGGATGATCCCAACTTCTTTGTCTTGCCCGATGTAGGCTTGCAAATCTCTGAATTAGATAGTGAGAATATATCGGCAGAAGAGAAACAAGAGAAGAAAGATGCCATATTACAAGACTATGCAATCAAGCAAGAGCGTACCCACACAATACATCAACTATTAAAAGCATACGCACTCTTCAATAAAGATGAAGAGTATGTGGTAATTGACAACAAAGTAAAAATAGTTGATGAGCAGACAGGTCGTATTATGGAGGGGCGTCGCTATTCAGACGGACTTCACCAGGCAATTGAGGCAAAAGAGCGAGTAACCGTTGAGGCGGCAACCCAAACATTTGCAACCATTACACTCCAAAACTACTTCCGTATGTATCACAAACTGGCAGGTATGACAGGTACTGCCGAGACCGAAGCAGGAGAGTTTTGGGATATCTATAAATTAGATGTAATCACTATCCCCACTAACCGTCCAATATTACGCAACGATATGGAGGATCGCGTTTACAGAACAAAACGCGAAAAATACAATGCCGTAATTGAGGAGATTGAGGAGTTGGTAACAGCAGGGCGTCCCGTATTGGTGGGAACAACTTCGGTTGAAATATCAGAGTTGTTGAGCAAAATGCTTAAGATGCGTCGCATTGAACACAACGTATTGAATGCCAAATTACACCAAAAAGAGGCTGATATTGTAGCACAAGCAGGACAACGCGGAACAGTAACCATAGCAACCAATATGGCAGGACGTGGTACCGATATTAAACTATCTGATGCAGTAAAAGAGGCAGGAGGATTAGCAATCATCGGTACAGAGCGTCACGAGTCGCGTCGTGTTGACCGTCAGTTACGCGGACGTTCAGGACGTCAGGGAGATCCAGGTTCATCAGTATTCTTTGTATCATTTGAGGACAACCTGATGCGTCTGTTTGCATCAGACAGAATGGTGAAGATATTGGATAGTTTCGGATTTAAAGAGGGCGAGATGATACAACACAGAATGGTATCAAACTCAATTGAAAAAGCACAACGCAAAGTTGAGGAGAACAACTTCGGAATCCGTAAACGTCTATTGGAGTATGACGATGTAATGAACTCGCAACGTGAGTTGATATACTCAAAACGTCGCCATGCATTAATGGGAGAGAGAATTGGAATTGACATAATGAATATGATAGCAGACTCGGTAAGTTCTATGATAGATATTTACTCTTCAGACTCTGACTATCAATCATTGCAAGAGGATGCCCTTAAAACATTTGCTGTTGAGTTGCCATTTGATGAAGCAACATTCAGTAAAGAGAAAAAACAAATCCTCAATGATAAACTATACGAAACCGTAATAGATGCCTTCAACAGAAAACAAGCACAGTTGGCATCGGTTGCATATCCTGTAATAAAAAGAATTTACGAAAATGAGGGAAATCGTTACGAGGATATAATGATACCTGTAACTGATGGAAAACGTGTATATAACATAAAATGTAACTTAAAAGAGGCATACGAAACCGAAGGAGCATCAATATGCAAGCAATTCCAGAAATCAATATTGCTATACATAATTGATGAATCTTGGAAAGAGCATCTTCGTGATTTGGACCAATTACGTCAATCGGTACAAGCAGCAAGTTACGAGCAGAAAGATCCCTTGTTGATATACAAGATAGAGTCGTTCGGATTGTTCCGCGATATGTTAGAGACAACAAACCGTAAGAGTGTTTCAATTTTGTTAAGAGGAAGAATTCCTATGCGTGAAGGCGAAGAGGTACGTGAGGCAGCACCTGAGCGTCGCCAAGATTACAGCCGTTACCGCACACAAAAAGATTCACTCTCTGAACAACAAGAGAGAGCAACTGCATCGGGAGGTGGAGCATCAAGTTCAGCAGGACATACACCAATAAAGGCTGAGCCTAAAGTTGGACGTAATGAGCCATGCCCATGCGGAAGTGGTAAGAAATACAAAAACTGCCACGGAAAAGGTTTGTAG
- a CDS encoding alkaline phosphatase family protein: MNRFLTPLIILMLSVTAQSQERGVDMPKLVVGITIDQLRTDYIDMMQHLFGTGGFNRLMTEGVVYENLNYGYGDITRASSVATIYTGTHPSTHSITSNTRFNQEKKEIYPILSDKNQLGNFTSEALSPRIISVSTITDELKSATSGESKIYSVAPTSEVAIISAGHAANSAFWLNEENGKWATSTYYKEVPIFVTEHNIKNGLDTRIDKTVWSPMLPLWKYDGLPYNQPEFAFKYFFDGDDKYKNLKLSALVNSEVTTVACSILEKGRLGKGTVPDMLNVGYYAGNYKEQNVRDYGVEIQDTYLRLDKEIETLLQTIDSTVGLDNAFIFIVSTGYSNFEARPYGLYGVPTGQFYPRKATALLNYYLMAMYGHEEWVIGYHDKEIYLNRELIKKKELNLEEFVVNSAEFLSQMEGVQDALTSYQILHGDIVAVAPQRRRYSRQHSGDIVLEIKPGWEINYEEEEKKNEYIQYNAVPTPLIFIGKNVTPKRVSTPVDATAVAPTVCRAIRIRAPSASKSYPLILNSKTETK, encoded by the coding sequence ATGAACAGGTTTTTAACACCGCTAATAATATTAATGCTATCGGTCACTGCACAATCGCAGGAGCGAGGAGTTGATATGCCCAAACTGGTAGTGGGCATAACAATAGACCAGCTTCGCACCGATTACATTGATATGATGCAACATCTGTTTGGAACAGGCGGATTTAACCGCTTAATGACAGAGGGTGTAGTGTATGAAAATCTCAATTATGGATATGGCGATATAACCAGAGCCTCATCAGTGGCAACAATATACACAGGGACTCATCCATCTACTCACTCAATAACTTCAAACACTCGATTCAATCAAGAGAAAAAGGAGATATATCCAATATTGAGTGACAAGAACCAATTAGGAAATTTCACAAGTGAGGCACTCTCTCCCCGAATAATATCGGTATCAACCATAACCGATGAACTAAAATCGGCAACATCGGGAGAGTCAAAAATATACTCCGTAGCACCAACCTCAGAGGTGGCAATAATCTCGGCAGGACACGCAGCCAACTCTGCCTTTTGGTTAAACGAAGAGAACGGAAAGTGGGCAACTTCAACATACTACAAAGAGGTGCCAATCTTTGTAACTGAGCATAACATAAAAAACGGACTCGATACCCGTATAGATAAAACTGTTTGGTCGCCAATGCTACCCCTTTGGAAGTACGATGGACTACCATACAATCAACCCGAGTTTGCCTTTAAATACTTTTTTGATGGCGATGATAAATATAAAAATCTAAAACTATCGGCATTAGTAAACAGTGAAGTAACAACCGTTGCCTGTTCAATATTGGAGAAAGGACGCTTAGGTAAAGGCACAGTTCCCGATATGCTCAACGTGGGATACTATGCAGGAAACTACAAAGAGCAGAATGTTCGTGATTACGGTGTAGAGATACAAGATACCTATCTACGCTTGGATAAGGAGATAGAGACACTACTTCAAACTATTGATAGTACAGTAGGTTTGGATAATGCTTTTATTTTTATTGTATCAACAGGGTATAGCAACTTTGAGGCACGTCCATACGGACTATACGGAGTACCCACAGGGCAATTCTACCCACGCAAAGCAACCGCATTACTAAACTACTACCTGATGGCTATGTATGGTCACGAGGAGTGGGTAATAGGCTACCACGATAAAGAGATATATCTAAATCGTGAACTGATAAAAAAGAAAGAGCTTAACCTTGAAGAGTTTGTAGTAAATAGTGCCGAGTTTCTGTCGCAAATGGAGGGAGTACAAGATGCTCTAACCTCATATCAAATCTTACATGGCGATATAGTAGCGGTTGCTCCCCAACGCCGAAGATATAGCCGTCAACACTCAGGCGATATAGTATTAGAGATAAAACCGGGCTGGGAGATAAACTACGAAGAGGAGGAGAAGAAAAACGAATATATACAATATAATGCAGTACCAACACCGTTGATATTCATAGGTAAAAACGTAACACCTAAAAGAGTATCTACACCAGTTGATGCAACAGCAGTAGCCCCGACCGTATGTAGAGCAATACGAATACGTGCCCCGAGTGCTTCAAAGTCGTACCCCCTAATATTGAATAGTAAAACAGAAACAAAATAA
- a CDS encoding DUF4105 domain-containing protein, whose product MQKIIYAFVAVMFFMNVTVSKASLFKTGLTDTDSISVSLLTASQGKQIYEKFGHTGIRIHIPSKKFDGVYHYGLFSFEEPHFEYRFVKGETDYMIGLMHYHDFLTMYAIRGSSVRELPLLLTQEEAHNLYEALMVNMLPENQTYRYSFLYDNCATRPLEIIKRNLTGTLIVDTTNVELPTYRNLIHECTSQDEWLTFGLDLILDGEVDEQILIPDKPFLPHITEQIFATAKIDRGGVVEQIATTPKEVLAARESEVKTSILDILTPNIFAFGVLIAVLIISFIDYKNKIHSRITDTILFAIFGILGILVYFLLLFSEHPAVSANINAMWLHPIWLVVIPFIWIRKYQKFLNCYHFINFALLLLYLIVVAFAKQEVGLATILLVTTLLIRSVTYIAVEQKRK is encoded by the coding sequence ATGCAAAAAATTATATATGCTTTTGTTGCGGTTATGTTTTTTATGAATGTAACCGTATCAAAAGCATCACTATTTAAAACAGGACTAACAGATACCGACTCAATATCTGTTTCGCTATTAACAGCATCGCAAGGAAAACAGATATACGAAAAGTTTGGTCATACAGGAATAAGAATACACATCCCATCAAAAAAATTTGATGGGGTATATCACTATGGACTATTCTCATTTGAAGAGCCACACTTTGAGTATCGTTTTGTAAAGGGCGAAACCGATTATATGATAGGACTTATGCACTATCACGATTTCTTGACAATGTATGCCATAAGAGGTAGCAGTGTTAGAGAATTACCACTACTATTAACACAAGAGGAGGCTCACAATCTTTATGAAGCCCTAATGGTAAATATGTTGCCCGAAAATCAAACATATAGGTATTCGTTCCTATATGACAACTGTGCAACCCGACCATTAGAGATAATAAAACGCAACTTGACAGGAACACTAATAGTTGATACCACCAACGTAGAGTTGCCAACATACCGTAATCTGATTCACGAATGTACATCACAAGACGAGTGGCTTACATTTGGATTAGACCTTATTCTTGACGGAGAGGTAGATGAGCAGATATTAATACCCGATAAGCCATTCTTACCACATATAACAGAACAGATATTTGCTACGGCAAAAATAGATAGGGGAGGAGTGGTAGAACAAATAGCAACAACACCCAAAGAGGTATTGGCGGCACGAGAATCAGAGGTTAAAACTTCAATATTAGATATTCTTACTCCCAATATTTTTGCTTTTGGAGTGCTAATAGCAGTTCTAATAATCTCGTTTATTGATTACAAGAACAAGATACATAGTAGAATAACCGATACTATACTCTTTGCAATATTCGGAATACTTGGGATATTGGTATATTTCTTGTTGCTCTTCTCAGAGCATCCAGCAGTGTCGGCAAACATAAACGCAATGTGGTTACACCCTATATGGTTAGTAGTGATACCGTTCATCTGGATAAGAAAATATCAAAAGTTTCTAAATTGCTATCATTTTATTAACTTTGCACTTTTATTGCTCTATCTTATAGTAGTAGCATTTGCAAAGCAAGAGGTGGGATTGGCTACAATATTGCTTGTAACTACATTACTAATAAGGTCAGTAACATATATCGCCGTAGAGCAAAAACGTAAGTAA
- a CDS encoding mechanosensitive ion channel: protein MGINILEYLKTLLSETNISTDNVEIVARIVLGIIVVLLSILSYYLSRWIITNPLRKLAKRSKASWDDKLFERKLPNRVSKIVPAVIVYLMLPSVLPQDMFAYMFFAKLSILYIVAEVMRTLSGVITFAYDVVLQSEKFKDRSLKGVFQVIQMLMIFIGILVMIAVMIDKPVGALIAGLGASAAILTLIFKDSFVGLIAGLQLSYNDMLRPGDWITVPGKNVDGDVLEVTLNTVKVRNFDNTITTIPPIALINDSFQNWRGMSESAGRRIKRAIEIDMYCIEFAREELIAKLSEKYPAVKEYVENRTEKDIERGDITNIKLFRVYVENYIKSNSDTAKSATKMVRYLEPSSEGLPFELYFFSANKDWVYYENYASDVMEHIIAVMVDFELKPYQRASGVDNRKTTLRPSSK from the coding sequence ATGGGAATAAATATATTAGAATATTTAAAAACTCTATTATCAGAGACCAACATATCTACTGATAATGTTGAAATAGTGGCACGAATAGTATTGGGTATAATAGTAGTATTACTCTCTATATTGTCATACTATCTATCTCGTTGGATTATAACAAACCCACTTCGCAAATTAGCGAAGAGATCTAAAGCATCTTGGGACGATAAACTCTTTGAACGTAAGTTGCCAAATAGAGTATCTAAGATAGTACCAGCGGTAATAGTATATTTAATGTTGCCATCGGTATTACCTCAAGATATGTTTGCCTATATGTTCTTTGCTAAATTGAGCATACTCTATATAGTAGCAGAGGTAATGCGAACATTGTCAGGTGTTATAACATTTGCCTACGATGTAGTTTTGCAAAGCGAAAAATTTAAAGACCGCTCACTAAAAGGGGTATTCCAAGTAATACAGATGCTTATGATATTCATTGGAATATTGGTAATGATAGCGGTAATGATAGATAAACCGGTAGGTGCACTAATAGCAGGATTGGGAGCATCGGCGGCAATCCTGACCTTGATATTTAAAGATTCATTTGTTGGACTTATAGCAGGGTTACAACTCTCGTATAACGATATGTTACGCCCCGGAGATTGGATAACAGTACCTGGGAAGAATGTTGATGGAGATGTATTAGAGGTAACACTCAATACTGTAAAAGTTCGTAACTTTGATAATACAATCACTACCATTCCGCCAATAGCACTGATAAATGACTCTTTCCAGAACTGGAGAGGGATGAGCGAGTCTGCTGGGCGAAGGATAAAACGAGCCATTGAAATAGATATGTATTGCATTGAATTTGCGAGAGAGGAGTTGATTGCAAAACTATCAGAAAAATACCCCGCAGTAAAAGAGTATGTTGAAAATCGCACCGAAAAAGATATAGAACGAGGAGATATAACAAATATAAAACTATTCAGGGTATATGTTGAGAACTATATAAAAAGCAATTCAGATACAGCAAAGAGTGCAACAAAGATGGTTCGATACTTAGAACCCTCATCAGAAGGATTACCCTTTGAACTATACTTCTTTAGTGCAAATAAAGATTGGGTATATTACGAGAATTATGCATCGGATGTTATGGAACACATAATAGCCGTAATGGTAGATTTTGAATTAAAACCATATCAAAGAGCGTCGGGCGTTGATAATAGAAAAACAACCCTGCGCCCATCATCAAAATAG
- a CDS encoding L-rhamnose mutarotase has protein sequence MNKQGYVEINEHKQTKRYCQTLDLVADAEKIAEYRKYHQSEHIWDIVPEGLRSIGIYDMEIYILGTRLFMIVETPIDFDWDEAFGKLAQMPGQDEWEAFVGAFQKAPEGASSTEKWQMMEQMFKLSEIKK, from the coding sequence ATGAACAAGCAAGGATACGTTGAGATAAACGAGCATAAACAGACAAAAAGATATTGTCAAACATTGGATTTAGTTGCCGATGCTGAGAAGATAGCAGAGTATCGTAAATATCATCAATCGGAGCATATATGGGATATAGTCCCTGAAGGTTTACGTTCAATAGGTATATATGATATGGAGATATACATATTGGGAACACGCCTCTTTATGATTGTTGAGACACCAATTGATTTTGATTGGGATGAGGCATTTGGTAAGTTAGCACAGATGCCGGGTCAAGATGAGTGGGAGGCATTTGTTGGAGCATTCCAAAAAGCACCCGAAGGGGCATCGTCAACCGAGAAGTGGCAAATGATGGAGCAGATGTTTAAACTATCTGAAATCAAAAAATAG
- a CDS encoding immunity 17 family protein: MLNIVAAIIFLILGLLSISASIFNFNWFFTSENGKMFVKLFGRKGARVFYGIVGILILYMAYYVYSMPIS; the protein is encoded by the coding sequence ATGCTGAATATAGTAGCGGCAATAATATTTTTGATATTAGGGTTATTATCAATTTCGGCATCCATATTTAATTTTAACTGGTTCTTTACAAGCGAGAATGGTAAGATGTTTGTAAAGCTCTTTGGTAGAAAAGGTGCAAGAGTTTTTTATGGAATAGTGGGAATATTAATACTCTATATGGCGTATTATGTGTATAGTATGCCCATATCTTAA
- the tsaE gene encoding tRNA (adenosine(37)-N6)-threonylcarbamoyltransferase complex ATPase subunit type 1 TsaE yields MNITLEIPSLDKINEVAREFIRNMGDATVFAFYGNMGAGKTTFIKAICEELGISEGVNSPTFAIVNEYRSDTTGELVYHFDFYRINKLEEVYDLGYEDYFYSGALCFLEWSEKVEELLPPETVMVTIKEVENSARVVECKPI; encoded by the coding sequence ATGAATATAACATTAGAGATACCATCGTTAGACAAGATAAACGAAGTAGCACGAGAGTTTATTCGTAATATGGGCGATGCAACAGTATTTGCATTCTATGGAAATATGGGTGCAGGAAAAACAACATTCATCAAAGCCATTTGCGAAGAGTTAGGTATAAGCGAAGGAGTAAACAGTCCAACCTTTGCCATAGTAAACGAGTATCGTTCCGATACAACAGGAGAGTTGGTGTATCACTTTGATTTCTATCGCATAAACAAATTGGAGGAGGTTTACGACTTAGGCTACGAAGATTACTTTTATAGCGGAGCATTATGCTTCTTAGAGTGGAGCGAAAAGGTTGAGGAGTTGTTGCCCCCTGAAACTGTAATGGTAACAATCAAAGAGGTAGAGAACTCGGCACGAGTGGTGGAGTGTAAACCAATATAG